In the Oncorhynchus gorbuscha isolate QuinsamMale2020 ecotype Even-year linkage group LG05, OgorEven_v1.0, whole genome shotgun sequence genome, one interval contains:
- the LOC124036246 gene encoding carnitine O-acetyltransferase-like isoform X2 — MLGLLLRVVLRPGLRKPCRLVKPMSVTILPERSSHHQDNLPKLPVPPLRQTFERYLLMLEPLLSEEEMDHTRKLVKEFLIPEGVGDRLQRSLERRASNKENWLTEWWMQSAYLDSRMPVAVYSSPGVVLPRMTFQDRQGQMRFAAKLISGVLDFKQMIDNETLPIEYLGGKPLCMDQYYQILSSCRIPGPKRDTVVNHAIGKVAPTHITVVHNFQFFVLDVYNSDGSPLTVDQIYMQMEKIWNSSLQSNKEPIGILTSQHRNTWGKAYNNLIKDKTNKESVRAIQKSIFTVCLDAPMPQMSEQRYQSRVAAQMLHGGGSRWNSGNRWFDKTLQFIVGEDGTCGLVYEHAPAEGPPIVFLVDYLVEYMGRMEVVRAPMTPLPMPPKLRFNITPEVKKDIESAKQNMNIMSHDLDVNVVNFADYGRNVPKAHKMSPDAFIQMALQLAYFRMYKMCCSTYESASLRMFALGRTDTIRSCSNESLKFVQAMEDLTKPNTEKVSLLDKACQAHVEYTRMAIHGQAIDRHLLGLKLQAIEELTSMPEIFMDTAYAVAEHPNLSTSQAGAKTDCVMCFGPLVPDGYGVCYNPMADHINIAITAFNSCEETHAANFGRAMKKALRDMRSLLEETAKAKQ, encoded by the exons ATGTTGGGTCTTCTTTTGAGAGTCGTG TTAAGGCCGGGCTTGCGGAAGCCATGTCGCCTGGTCAAGCCGATGTCAGTGACCATCCTCCCAGAGAGGTCCTCGCATCACCAGGACAATTTGCCCAAGCTGCCCGTGCCTCCACTAAGGCAGACATTTGAGCGCTACCTGTTGATGCTGGAGCCCCTGCTCAGTGAGGAGGAGATGGATCACACACGCAAGCTAGTCAAGGAGTTCCTCATTCCTGAGGGAGTGGGAGACAGGCTGCAGAGGAGCCTGGAGCGCAGAGCTAGCAACAAAGAAAACTGG CTGACAGAGTGGTGGATGCAGTCAGCCTATCTGGATTCCCGGATGCCTGTGGCAGTCTATTCCAGCCCAGGGGTGGTCCTGCCCCGCATGACCTTCCAAGATCGCCAAGGACAAATGAG GTTTGCTGCTAAATTGATTTCAGGAGTTTTGGACTTCAAACAAATGATTGACAA TGAGACCCTACCTATTGAGTATTTGGGTGGGAAGCCTCTGTGCATGGACCAGTACTACCAGATCCTGTCCTCCTGTCGTATCCCTGGACCAAAGAGAGACACTGTGGTCAACCATGCTATCGGGAAAGTGGCCCCTACTCACATCACTGTGGTCCATAACTTCCAG TTCTTTGTCCTGGATGTGTATAACAGCGATGGCTCCCCACTGACGGTGGATCAGATTTACATGCAAATGGAGAAAATCTGGAACTCGTCCCTGCAGAGCAACAAGGAGCCTATCGGCATCCTGACTTCCCAGCACCGCAACACCTGGGGCAAAGCCTACAACAACCTCATTAAGG ACAAGACAAATAAGGAGTCTGTCCGTGCTATCCAGAAGAGCATATTCACAGTGTGTCTAGACGCCCccatgccacagatgtctgagcAGCGCTACCAGAGCCGTGTCGCTGCCCAGATGCTGCATGGTGGAGGGAGTCGCTGGAACAGTGGCAACCGCTGGTTTGATAAGACATTACAG TTTATTGTGGGTGAAGATGGTACCTGTGGTCTGGTGTATGAGCATGCCCCAGCTGAAGGACCACCCATTGTGTTCCTGGTGGACTATTTGGTTGAGTACAT GGGAAGGATGGAGGTAGTACGCGCTCCCATGACCCCTCTGCCCATGCCTCCCAAACTGCGTTTCAATATCACACCTGAGGTCAAGAAGGATATTGAGTCGGCCAAACAGAATATGAACAT AATGTCACATGACTTGGATGTGAACGTGGTCAACTTTGCTGACTATGGGAGAAATGTTCCAAAGGCTCACAAGATGAGTCCAGATGCCTTTATACAAATGGCTCTACAGCTTGCCTACTTCAG AATGTATAAGATGTGCTGTTCCACCTATGAGAGTGCGTCCCTGCGTATGTTTGCACTTGGTCGAACAGACACAATCCGCTCCTGCTCCAATGAGTCTCTCAAATTTGTCCAGGCAATGGAGGACCTAACTAAACCG AACACAGAGAAGGTTTCTCTATTGGACAAGGCATGCCAAGCCCACGTAGAATACACACGCATG GCAATTCATGGCCAGGCCATAGACAGACATCTCCTTGGCCTGAAGTTGCAGGCGATTGAAGAACTGACGTCCATGCCAGAGATATTCATGGACACAGCCTATGCTGTGGCTGAGCATCCCAATCTCTCCACCAGCCAG gcTGGTGCCAAGACAGACTGTGTGATGTGCTTCGGTCCATTGGTGCCAGATGGCTACGGAGTGTGTTACAACCCCATGGCAGACCACATCAACATTGCCATTACAGCCTTCAACAGCTGTGAAGAGACACATGCTGCCAACTTTGGCCGGGCTATGAAGAAGGCTCTGAGAGACATGAGGTCTCTGCTGGAGGAGACAGCTAAGGCCAAGCAATGA
- the adamts13 gene encoding A disintegrin and metalloproteinase with thrombospondin motifs 13, translating into MAALALLCLLSVLPGSTAILMRSPLEELFLHSLDQKDMVFYFGTDSATSVPEFQLIWTDCASTELHTGPWRCSFETEGKRFVLGLGERKQSFSCQSTLETARNTTLNTTRKSHAMCCQQARVLHPPSTKGFITICARKMQGLVVAGKEKERLYIQPVLQKHIHLTEVRNCSSPGTPHLVFHQPFTARGPPRHSHMKRLRRQRSAIMPEVTHLELLVVVAPDVQLVHRQDTERYILTNLNIASELLRDMTLGANMRVHLVRMIILSEPEPEINISTNISSSLTSVCEWARRVIPSNDTDPLHADLVLYITRFDLELPNGNKQVRGVTQLGGACSSQWSCVITEDTGFDLGITIAHEIGHSFGINHDGIGNTCSSSGFMMASDGGYNSVDLTWSQCSRQQLYTFFSEGKADCVKDLPVLVGSLQDWKPGLYYGVDDQCRIAFGSTARACSFTNTDLPVCRVLSCHVKPDDNSSCKRLLVPLLDGTECAPNQWCLKGRCVSPDQLSSSSSVVVHGSWSSWSQFSPCSRICGGGVTSRTRQCNNPRPAFGGNDCKGRDTEAELCHQQQCERTQLAFMAEQCAQTDLQPLYLSPNTASLYTWIPAVGFVTGDEQCRYMCQCKGENFIVSRGSQFVDGTRCEPDSPAPLGATTACLGGTCQLFGCDGVLKSGKVEDVCGVCGGDGSSCSLTSQSYSGGQAREYVTFLTLPVNATQVHIVNRAPVFTHLAVLIGNQYVVSGSGSIALNITHPSPLEDGRLVYRLYLTPDLLPLMEELLLPGTVTEETHIQVYRKYGKEYGEQTSPNITYHFYTPMSNNAFIKEIPRGKWTVLTTSCSVTCGSGIQKSMYVCMDDDTKEHLEEVYCNSAPLLLLQQTTCHLPACPPSWEMGEFGPCSALCGGGEKVRPVRCVQRQGADVLQVAVSECPQHSAIQSVDTCNFQPCPARWNASEAGVCSAVCGPGAAKRVVTCVRSEGGHDVEVEHSLCSGLFKPPVLVSCVVDVCPIGWESKGQDQPILNKSPGLRYRSRYLTVYVWSPVIGQCSKTCGNGTLQVWFSCLDHQTRLVVPEVYCDASSKPEPHTESCNPSPCPPMWRYKQGVCSVSCGGGVAHRVLYCSQETEGDEEVVVNNTECSNMTKPIAVVTCNSNSCPARWSVLRTGACTTSCDLGLARRHVSCVEYIHGEDSEVSEERCHAAVKPATTVPCLVQVCTFRWDVKDWNQCSVPCGYGIQSRAVSCMGPTKPEPLSPLLCMHMPKPITIRGCQMDDCRVLEKTSALTHTHTTNTKSLETRDQLPSPQGMEVTPMDEEPLLSPTLSLTQTPLTATEPTTPQTTTAMPTVTPKTSLCGQLLLEESGTVDLRHETGRCILSIGRPLDEVIHMKVESSSLSCKKREYVAFYDRLVLVRKCDQLEDTELTSRTNVLMVRQHLLSPGNGVLLTYSSQKNNKKSHHQDCDVQLFAPSGVIENPTMTSELGGHTCRVLINAPPSVKIRIRALSMGPVVNSTAAQSTFIMIRDVDVLKTNVFKGQRLFDWRSAGSMAEIEFHGEYLHSNGRFRAEYSFLEP; encoded by the exons ATGGCAGCCTTGGCGCTGCTCTGTCTGCTGTCAGTGCTGCCAGGCTCCACAGCAATACTAATGAGATCTCCATTGGAGGAG CTATTTCTGCACTCCCTGGATCAAAAGGACATGGTGTTTTATTTTGGTACTGACTCTGCTACTTCAG TGCCGGAGTTTCAGCTCATCTGGACAGACTGTGCCTCTACGGAGCTGCACACTGGCCCCTGGCGATGCTCCTTCGAGACAGAAGGGAAGCGCTTTGTGCTGGGGCTCGGGGAGAGGAAGCAGTCCTTCTCCTGTCAGTCCACATTAGAGACAGCTCGGAACACCACTCTCAACACCACAAGGAAAAGTCATGCCATGTGTTGTCAGCAGGCCAGAGTTCTACATCCCCCTTCAACTAAAGGATTTATCACCATCTGTGCCAGGAAAATG CAAGGCCTGGTTGTTGCAggtaaagagaaggagagactataCATTCAGCCAGTGCTTCAAAAACACATTCATCTGACTGAAGTCAGAAACTGTTCCAGTCCAGGAACACCTCATCTGGTGTTCCACCAGCCATTTACTGCCAGAGGCCCCCCCAGACACTCTCACA TGAAGAGGCTGCGTCGCCAAAGGTCAGCCATAATGCCTGAGGTGACCCACCTGGAGCTGCTAGTGGTGGTGGCGCCTGACGTGCAGCTGGTCCACAGGcaggacacagagagatacatacTTACCAACCTCAACATT GCCTCAGAGCTGCTGAGGGACATGACACTGGGCGCCAACATGAGAGTGCATCTGGTCCGCATGATCATCCTCTCAGAACCAGAG CCAGAGATTAACATCTCCACCAACATCTCCTCATCTCTGacgagtgtgtgtgagtgggccAGAAGGGTCATCCCCTCTAATGACACTGACCCCCTGCATGCTGACCTTGTGTTATACATCACAAG ATTTGATCTGGAGCTGCCCAATGGGAACAAGCAGGTGAGGGGCGTGACCCAGCTAGGCGGGGCATGTTCTAGCCAATGGAGTTGTGTAATCACAGAGGACACAGGCTTTGATCTGGGCATTACCATCGCTCATGAGATAGGCCACAG CTTTGGCATAAACCATGATGGGATTGGTAACACATGCAGCAGCAGTGGCTTTATGATGGCCTCTGATGGAGGCTACAACAGTGTGGATCTCACCTGGTCCCAGTGCAGCAGACAGCAGCTGTACACATTCTTCAG TGAAGGCAAGGCTGACTGTGTGAAAGACTTGCCTGTCCTGGTTGGCTCTCTGCAAGACTGGAAGCCAGGCCTTTATTATGGTGTGGACGACCAGTGCCGGATAGCGTTTGGTAGCACGGCCAGGGCCTGCTCCTTCACCAACACTGACCTG CCTGTGTGCCGTGTTCTCTCCTGCCACGTCAAACCTGATGACAACAGCTCATGTAAACGCCTGCTGGTGCCTCTGTTGGATGGGACAGAGTGTGCACCCAACCAG TGGTGCCTGAAGGGCCGCTGTGTGTCCCCAGACCAgctcagctcctcttcctctgtggtgGTGCACGGGTCCTGGTCCAGCTGGTCCCAGTTCTCCCCATGCTCACGGATATGTGGCGGGGGCGTCACTTCCCGGACCAGGCAATGCAATAACCCACG ACCTGCATTTGGTGGGAATGATTGCAAGGGCAGGGATACAGAGGCGGAACTTTGTCACCAGCAG CAGTGTGAAAGGACCCAGCTGGCCTTCATGGCAGAGCAGTGCGCCCAGACAGATCTACAGCCCCTGTACCTGTCCCCCAACACGGCCTCCCTCTACACCTGGATCCCCGCTGTAGGCTTTGTCACAG GGGATGAACAGTGCAGGTACATGTGCCAGTGTAAGGGAGAGAACTTCATTGTGAGCCGTGGGTCTCAGTTTGTGGATGGGACTCGTTGTGAACCAGACAGTCCAGCTCCCCTTGGTGCCACGACAGCTTGTCTAGGAGGGACGTGCCAG CTGTTTGGCTGTGATGGAGTGTTGAAGTCTGGGAAGGTGGAGGATGTGTGTGGGGTATGTGGAGGGGATGGCTCCTCTTGCAGTCTCACCTCTCAGTCTTACAGTGGTGGTCAGGCCAGAG AGTACGTCACATTCCTGACCCTGCCAGTGAACGCCACTCAGGTTCACATTGTCAACAGGGCACCCGTCTTCACTCACCTGG CGGTGTTGATTGGGAATCAGTATGTTGTGTCTGGGAGTGGCAGCATTGCGTTAAACAtcactcacccctctcctctggaGGATGGTCGTCTGGTTTATCGTCTgtacctgacccctgacctcctgCCTCTCATGGAGGAGCTGCTGCTGCCTGGAACTGTTACAGAggagacacacatacag GTCTATCGGAAATATGGAAAAGAATATGGAGAACAAACCAGTCCAAACATCACCTACCACTTTTATACTCCCATGAGTAATAATGCTTTTATAAAAGAGATACCCAGGGGCAAGTGGACTGTTCTCACAACATCCTGCTCTGTCACCTGTGGATCTG GCATACAGAAAtctatgtatgtctgtatggatGACGACACCAAGGAGCATCTGGAGGAGGTCTACTGTAATTCAGCTCCCCTTCTCCTGCTTCAGCAGACAacctgtcacctcccagcctgtCCCCCCAG CTGGGAGATGGGAGAGTTTGGGCCCTGCAGTGCCTTGTGTGGTGGTGGAGAGAAAGTGCGCCCTGTGAGATGTGTTCAAAGGCAAGGAGCAGATGTCCTACAGGTGGCCGTTTCTGAATGTCCACAACACTCAGCCATACAATCAGTGGATACATGCAACTTTCAACCCTGCCCTGCAAG GTGGAATGCGTCAGAAGCCGGGGTGTGTTCAGCGGTGTGTGGGCCCGGAGCGGCCAAACGCGTTGTGACATGTGTGCGGTCCGAAGGTGGTCATGATGTTGAGGTGGAGCATAGCTTGTGTTCAGGGCTCTTCAAACCACCTGTCTTAGTGTCTTGTGTGGTCGATGTCTGCCCTATTGGCTGGGAGTCTAAGGGACAG GATCAACCTATACTTAACAAATCCCCTGGTTTAAGGTACCGCTCCAGGTACCTAACAGTGTATGTTTGGAGCCCTGTGATAGGCCAATGCTCAAAGACCTGCGGAAATG GTACCCTGCAGGTGTGGTTTTCATGTCTGGACCACCAGACCAGGCTAGTGGTGCCTGAGGTCTACTGTGATGCCTCCAGCAAACCAGAGCCTCACACAGAGTCCTGCAACCCTTCCCCTTGCCCTCCCAT GTGGCGCTACAAGCAGGGAGTGTGCAGTGTGTCGTGTGGAGGAGGCGTGGCCCATAGGGTGCTATACTGCTCCCAGGAGACcgagggagatgaggaggtggTTGTGAACAATACAGAGTGCAGTAACATGACCAAACCCATAGCAGTGGTCACATGCAACTCCAACAGCTGTCCAGCCAG GTGGAGCGTGCTGAGGACGGGGGCCTGTACTACGTCTTGTGATCTGGGGTTAGCCAGGAGGCATGTCTCCTGTGTTGAGTATATCCATGGGGAGGACAGTGAGGTGTCTGAGGAGAGATGCCATGCAGCCGTTAAACCTGCTACCACGGTACCCTGTCTGGTGCAGGTGTGCACCTTCAGATGGGACGTGAAAGACTGGAACCAG TGTTCAGTGCCGTGTGGGTATGGGATCCAGTCTAGAGCAGTGTCCTGCATGGGACCCACTAAGCCTGAGCCCCTCAGCCCACTGCTCTGCATGCACATGCCCAAGCCCATCACCATCCGGGGCTGCCAGATGGACGACTGCAGGGTCTTAGAGAAGACTAGTgccctcacccacacacacaccaccaacacCAAATCACTAGAGACCAGGGACCAGTTACCCAGTCCCCAGGGCATGGAAGTCACTCCCATGGATGAGGAGCCACTCCTGTCTCCTACTCTCAGCCTGACCCAGACACCCCTGACTGCAACAGAACCGACCACcccacagaccaccacagccatGCCCACTGTGACACCTAAAACCA GTCTGTGTGGGCAGCTTCTGCTGGAGGAGTCAGGCACAGTGGACTTGAGACATGAGACAGGTCGCTGCATCCTGTCAATAGGCCGGCCCCTGGATGAGGTCATCCACATGAAAGTAGAGTCCAGCTCCCTAAGCTGCAAGAAAA GGGAGTATGTGGCGTTCTATGACAGGCTGGTACTGGTCAGGAAGTGTGACCAGCTTGAGGACACTGAACTGACCTCCAGGACCAACGTCCTGATGGTGCGCCAGCATCTCTTGTCCCCTGGAAACGGAGTGCTGCTGACTTACAGCAGTCAGAAGAACAACAAGAAGAGTCACCACCAGG ACTGTGATGTCCAGCTGTTTGCTCCCAGCGGGGTCATTGAGAATCCAACGATGACCTCCGAGTTGGGCGGTCACACCTGTCGAGTCCTCATCAACGCCCCTCCCTCAGTGAAGATTAGGATCCGCGCTCTGAGCATGGGCCCTGTGGTCAACAGCACAGCAGCCCAGTCCACCTTCATTATG ATACGAGATGTAGACGTCTTGAAGACCAACGTGTTCAAGGGCCAACGGCTTTTTGACTGGCGATCAGCTGGAAGCATGGCAGAGATAGAATTTCATGGCGAGTACCTGCATAGCAATGGGAGATTCCGAGCTGAATACTCATTCTTGGAGCCTTGA
- the LOC124036246 gene encoding carnitine O-acetyltransferase-like isoform X1, with product MLGLLLRVVLRPGLRKPCRLVKPMSVTILPERSSHHQDNLPKLPVPPLRQTFERYLLMLEPLLSEEEMDHTRKLVKEFLIPEGVGDRLQRSLERRASNKENWLTEWWMQSAYLDSRMPVAVYSSPGVVLPRMTFQDRQGQMRFAAKLISGVLDFKQMIDNETLPIEYLGGKPLCMDQYYQILSSCRIPGPKRDTVVNHAIGKVAPTHITVVHNFQFFVLDVYNSDGSPLTVDQIYMQMEKIWNSSLQSNKEPIGILTSQHRNTWGKAYNNLIKDKTNKESVRAIQKSIFTVCLDAPMPQMSEQRYQSRVAAQMLHGGGSRWNSGNRWFDKTLQFIVGEDGTCGLVYEHAPAEGPPIVFLVDYLVEYIRGRMEVVRAPMTPLPMPPKLRFNITPEVKKDIESAKQNMNIMSHDLDVNVVNFADYGRNVPKAHKMSPDAFIQMALQLAYFRMYKMCCSTYESASLRMFALGRTDTIRSCSNESLKFVQAMEDLTKPNTEKVSLLDKACQAHVEYTRMAIHGQAIDRHLLGLKLQAIEELTSMPEIFMDTAYAVAEHPNLSTSQAGAKTDCVMCFGPLVPDGYGVCYNPMADHINIAITAFNSCEETHAANFGRAMKKALRDMRSLLEETAKAKQ from the exons ATGTTGGGTCTTCTTTTGAGAGTCGTG TTAAGGCCGGGCTTGCGGAAGCCATGTCGCCTGGTCAAGCCGATGTCAGTGACCATCCTCCCAGAGAGGTCCTCGCATCACCAGGACAATTTGCCCAAGCTGCCCGTGCCTCCACTAAGGCAGACATTTGAGCGCTACCTGTTGATGCTGGAGCCCCTGCTCAGTGAGGAGGAGATGGATCACACACGCAAGCTAGTCAAGGAGTTCCTCATTCCTGAGGGAGTGGGAGACAGGCTGCAGAGGAGCCTGGAGCGCAGAGCTAGCAACAAAGAAAACTGG CTGACAGAGTGGTGGATGCAGTCAGCCTATCTGGATTCCCGGATGCCTGTGGCAGTCTATTCCAGCCCAGGGGTGGTCCTGCCCCGCATGACCTTCCAAGATCGCCAAGGACAAATGAG GTTTGCTGCTAAATTGATTTCAGGAGTTTTGGACTTCAAACAAATGATTGACAA TGAGACCCTACCTATTGAGTATTTGGGTGGGAAGCCTCTGTGCATGGACCAGTACTACCAGATCCTGTCCTCCTGTCGTATCCCTGGACCAAAGAGAGACACTGTGGTCAACCATGCTATCGGGAAAGTGGCCCCTACTCACATCACTGTGGTCCATAACTTCCAG TTCTTTGTCCTGGATGTGTATAACAGCGATGGCTCCCCACTGACGGTGGATCAGATTTACATGCAAATGGAGAAAATCTGGAACTCGTCCCTGCAGAGCAACAAGGAGCCTATCGGCATCCTGACTTCCCAGCACCGCAACACCTGGGGCAAAGCCTACAACAACCTCATTAAGG ACAAGACAAATAAGGAGTCTGTCCGTGCTATCCAGAAGAGCATATTCACAGTGTGTCTAGACGCCCccatgccacagatgtctgagcAGCGCTACCAGAGCCGTGTCGCTGCCCAGATGCTGCATGGTGGAGGGAGTCGCTGGAACAGTGGCAACCGCTGGTTTGATAAGACATTACAG TTTATTGTGGGTGAAGATGGTACCTGTGGTCTGGTGTATGAGCATGCCCCAGCTGAAGGACCACCCATTGTGTTCCTGGTGGACTATTTGGTTGAGTACAT CAGGGGAAGGATGGAGGTAGTACGCGCTCCCATGACCCCTCTGCCCATGCCTCCCAAACTGCGTTTCAATATCACACCTGAGGTCAAGAAGGATATTGAGTCGGCCAAACAGAATATGAACAT AATGTCACATGACTTGGATGTGAACGTGGTCAACTTTGCTGACTATGGGAGAAATGTTCCAAAGGCTCACAAGATGAGTCCAGATGCCTTTATACAAATGGCTCTACAGCTTGCCTACTTCAG AATGTATAAGATGTGCTGTTCCACCTATGAGAGTGCGTCCCTGCGTATGTTTGCACTTGGTCGAACAGACACAATCCGCTCCTGCTCCAATGAGTCTCTCAAATTTGTCCAGGCAATGGAGGACCTAACTAAACCG AACACAGAGAAGGTTTCTCTATTGGACAAGGCATGCCAAGCCCACGTAGAATACACACGCATG GCAATTCATGGCCAGGCCATAGACAGACATCTCCTTGGCCTGAAGTTGCAGGCGATTGAAGAACTGACGTCCATGCCAGAGATATTCATGGACACAGCCTATGCTGTGGCTGAGCATCCCAATCTCTCCACCAGCCAG gcTGGTGCCAAGACAGACTGTGTGATGTGCTTCGGTCCATTGGTGCCAGATGGCTACGGAGTGTGTTACAACCCCATGGCAGACCACATCAACATTGCCATTACAGCCTTCAACAGCTGTGAAGAGACACATGCTGCCAACTTTGGCCGGGCTATGAAGAAGGCTCTGAGAGACATGAGGTCTCTGCTGGAGGAGACAGCTAAGGCCAAGCAATGA